The Deinococcus ruber sequence TGAAGAAGATCCTGATCCTGGGCGCTGCCCTCGTAGCAACTGCCGCTTCCGCTGCCAGCCTGACCGGCTCCGGCTCGTCGTTCGTGTACCCGCTGTTCACCAAGGTCTTCAGCGAGTACGGCAAGTCTGGCGACAGCGTGAACTACCAGTCGGTCGGTTCGGGCGCAGGCCAGAAGGCCCTGAAAGACCGCGTGGTCGATTTCGCCGCCACCGACGTGCCGATTCCTGACGCCGACATCTCCGGCTACCCCGGCAAGGTGCTGACGATTCCCGCCGCCATGGGCGCAGTGGTCATCAGCTACAACATCCCCGGTGTGGACGAGAACCTGAAGTTCAACGGGAAGATCCTGGCCGATATCTACCTGGGCAAGACCAAGCTCTGGAACGACGCTGCCCTCGCCAAGCTGAACCCCGGCGTGAAGCTGCCCGCCCTGCCCATCACCGTGGCGCACCGCAGCGACGGCAGCGGCACCACCGGCGTCTTCACCGACTACCTGAGCAAGGTCAGCAGCGAGTGGAAGACCAAGGTCGGCAGCGCGACCGCCGTGCAGTGGCCCACCGGCATCGGCGCGAAGGGCACCGACGGCGTCTCGGGCGTGGTCAAGAGCACCCCCGGCGCTATCGGCTACATCGAGCTGACCTACGCGCTGAACAACAAGATCGACTTCGGTCTGGTGCAGAACCGCACCGGAGCCTTCGTCAAGCCCACCATCGCG is a genomic window containing:
- the pstS gene encoding phosphate ABC transporter substrate-binding protein PstS; this translates as MKKILILGAALVATAASAASLTGSGSSFVYPLFTKVFSEYGKSGDSVNYQSVGSGAGQKALKDRVVDFAATDVPIPDADISGYPGKVLTIPAAMGAVVISYNIPGVDENLKFNGKILADIYLGKTKLWNDAALAKLNPGVKLPALPITVAHRSDGSGTTGVFTDYLSKVSSEWKTKVGSATAVQWPTGIGAKGTDGVSGVVKSTPGAIGYIELTYALNNKIDFGLVQNRTGAFVKPTIAGVQAAAANVVIPTSGITSLTNAGGATTYPISTFSYAIFYQEQKYGNRTLDQAKALKKMLTYVATSGQDFSEALYYAPLPAAAQSRARALIASMTFDGKKF